The following proteins are co-located in the Cutaneotrichosporon cavernicola HIS019 DNA, chromosome: 3 genome:
- the CYS3 gene encoding uncharacterized protein (Cys/Met metabolism PLP-dependent enzyme), whose translation MTNYTNGDSNGNAAPASVHETYHFNTRVIHAGSEANEETGAVIPPISLATTYKQTAVGVHKGFEYTRSNNPNRLAFEALVASLELPEPGDVHATTSQLAHELPPALAFSSGSAATQAIVSSLVKQNGHIVSVGDVYGGTYRYFTKVAVNSGIETSFVHISMNEQASSIEEHAKAVEAQLEASFRPETQLVWIETPTNPTLSVIDVETVARVAHAHGAIVVVDNTFMSSYYQQPLRLGADIVVHSVTKYLNGHSDVIMGVLVAPNPEIMDKLRFYQNAGGAVPGQFDSWLAQRGAKTLHLRMQTHGANALEIARWLQQQPWVREVLYPGLEGAERTPVRHLAWKQLSPVAREKIESQGMDKDTGFPYGGMVSFRLDAAKLSAAEKATVSSNFLSSLKIFTLAESLGGVESLAELPSLMTHASVSAEDRAILGIDDELIRLSVGIEDVRDLERDLAQAAKVASRA comes from the exons ATGACCAACTACACCAACGGCGACTCGAACGGCAACGCCGCCCCCGCGTCTGTCCACGAGACCTACCACTTCAACACGCGTGTCATTCACGCTGGCTCCGAGGCCAACGAGGAGACTGGCGCTGTCATCCCTCCCATCTCGCTCGCGACGACTTACAAGCAGACCGCGGTTGGCGTGCACAAG GGCTTTGAGTACACGCGCTCCAACAACCCGAACCGCTTGGCGTTCGAGGCGCTTGTCGCGTCGCTCGAGCTCCCAGAGCCCGGAGACGTCCACGCCACCACGAgccagctcgcgcacgagctGCCGCCGGCTCTCGCGTTctcgtcggggtcggcCGCCACCCAGGCTATCGTTAGCTCGCTCGTCAAGCAGAACGGCCACATTGTCTCGGTCGGCGACGTGTACGGCGGCACGTACCGCTACTTCACCAAGGTTGCGGTGAACAGCGGCATTGAGACGTCGTTTGTGCACATTAGCATGAACGAGCAGGCTTCGAGCATCGAGGAGCacgccaaggccgtcgaggcgcagctcgaggcctCATTCCGCCCTGAGACCCAGCTCGTGTGGATCGAGACCCCGaccaaccccaccctcTCGGTCATTGACGTCGAGACCGTCGCCCGCGtcgctcacgctcacggtgccatcgtcgtcgtcgacaacaCCTTCATGAGCAGCTACTACCAGCAgcccctccgcctcggtgccgacattgtcgtcCACTCTGTCACCAAGTACCTTAACGGCCACTCGGACGTCATCATGGGTGTCCTCGTGGCCCCTAACCCGGAGATCATGGACAAGCTCCGCTTCTACCAGAACGCTGGTGGTGCCGTCCCCGGCCAGTTTGACAGCTGGCTCGCCCAGCGTGGCGCCAAGaccctccacctccgcaTGCAGACCCACGGCGCTAACGCGCTCGAGATCGCTCGCTGgctccagcagcagccaTGGGTCCGCGAGGTCCTTTACCccggcctcgagggtgCTGAGCGCACTCCCGTCCGTCACCTCGCGTGGAAGCAGCTCTCGCCAGTCGCTCGCGAGAAGATTGAGAGCCAGGGCATGGACAAGGACACTGGCTTCCCCTATGGCGGTATGGTCTCgttccgcctcgacgcggccaagctcagcgcggccgagaaggcgACTGTCTCGTCCAACTTCCTCTCTTCGCTCAAGATCTTCACCCTTGCCGAGTCGCTTGGTGGTGTCGAGTCGCTTGCCGAGTTGCCGTCACTCATGACCCACGCGTCTgtgagcgccgaggaccgTGCCATCCTTggcatcgacgacgagctcatccgCCTGTCGGTGGGTATTGAGGACGTGCGTGACCTTGAGAGGGACCTCGCGCaggccgccaaggtcgcCAGCCGCGCATAG
- the ORC1 gene encoding uncharacterized protein (AAA ATPase domain), with the protein MLQHQPFGQSHPGTGKTATVHAVVKELKRRAEDGEIAPFSYVEINGLKIPSPAHAYSVLWEEISGQRGTSAKTALRGLEAHFGRKSGVRGPRSNTYVVLMDELDQLLTAKQDVVYNFFNWPTMRDSQLFVIAIANRMDLPQHLAASQPAQQINHSSRPVNSSPP; encoded by the exons ATGCTGCAACATCAGCCCTTTGGGCAGTCCCATCCGGGAACAGGCAAAACCGCCACCGTCCACGCCGTTGTCAAGGAGCTGAAGCGGCGggccgaggatggcgaAATCGCGCCGTTCTCATACGTCGAGATCAACGGCCTCAAGATCCCCAGTCCTGCACACGCGTACTCTGTCCTCTGGGAGGAGATTAGTGGGCAGCGAGGGACGAGTGCCAAGACGGCGCTGCGCGGACTTGAGGCGCACTTTGGGCGTAAGAGCGGCGTGCGAGGTCCTAGATCGAACACTTA CGTTGTGCtgatggacgagctcgaccagctTCTCACAGCCAAACAAGACGTCGTATACAATTTCTTCAACTGGCCGACAATGCGCGACTCGCAGCTCTTCGTAATCGCTATCGCCAACCGGATGGACCTGCCCCAACACCTCGCAGCCAGCCAACCTGCGCAGCAAATCAACCATTCAAGCCGTCCCGTTAATTCCAGTCCTCCTTAG
- the EFM5 gene encoding uncharacterized protein (NmrA-like family), which produces MVSARFAPALRSKVAVSVGPRMSVRASHDLTVLNQPKTNNAVPITREGSPIGGRSSVSGHTVTVFGATSFLGRYLVSKLAKDGTQVIVPYRDEDAKRHLKVAGDLGQVVPLEWDARNPDQIHEAVRHSDTVYNLVGRDWETRNYSYKDVNVTAAAQIAQISAESGVDQFIHVSHLNANPNSTSEFYRTKHAGERAVRDAFPNATIVRPGRMFGGEDWLLNAVATWPVLGKLNNGNTQILPVHVVDVAQALKVMLDAPVTSVASTFSLPGPEMHTFNSIAALISELTLKPETSMPAVPKLVAQIFSNIVNRAIWWPVLSPDELERYYINDAGVEELLRPDVSSYPAGWAPEFPDNSVPAVDGEPVKSWSDLMIEPDLIGEHAIKYVRRYRISANFDVPVEIGRFKRPKPYHVVP; this is translated from the exons ATGGTGTCCGCCCGTTTTG CTCCCGCACTCCGGTCAAAGGTCGCGGTCTCGGTCGGCCCCCGCATGTCCGTCCGG GCATCGCACGACTTGACTGTTCTTAACCAGCCCAAGACGAACAATGCTGTTCCCATCACGCGTGAGGGCTCGCCCATCGGCGGTCGCTCCTCGGTCTCCGGCCACACCGTGACCGTGTTTGGCGCGACCTCGTTCCTCGGCCGCTACCTCGtctccaagctcgccaaggacggcaCCCAGGTCATCGTCCCTTAccgtgacgaggacgccaagcgACACCTCAAGGTGGccggcgacctcggccagGTCGTGCCCCTCGAGTGGGACGCGCGCAACCCGGACCAGATTCACGAGGCCGTCCGCCACTCCGACACGGTGTacaacctcgtcggccgtgACTGGGAAACGCGCAACTACTCGTACAAGGACGTCAACGTCACTGCCGCGGCCCAGATTGCGCAGATTTCCGCCGAGAGCGGTGTCGACCAGTTCATCCATGTCTCGCACCTCAACGCCAACCCCAATTCCACTTCCGAGTTCTACAGGACCAAGCACGCCGGTGAACGCGCTGTGCGTGACGCGTTCCCCAACGCGACCATTGTTCGCCCCGGCCGCATGTTCGGCGGTGAGGACTGGCTGCTCAACGCCGTTGCGACCTGGCccgtcctcggcaagctcaacaACGGCAACACCCAGATCCTTCCAGtgcacgtcgtcgacgtcgcccaGGCCCTCAAGGTCATGCTTGACGCTCCCGTTACGTCGGTGGCCTCCACGTTCTCTCTTCCCGGCCCCGAGATGCACACGTTCAACTCGATCGCGGCCCTCATCTCGGAGCTCAccctcaagcccgagaCTTCGATGCCTGCCGTGCCCAAGTTGGTTGCGCAGATCTTCTCCAACATTGTCAACCGCGCCATCTGGTGGCCGGTGCTCTCgcccgacgagctcgagcgctaCTACATCAACGACGCcggtgtcgaggagctctTGCGCCCTGACGTGTCGTCGTACCCTGCCGGCTGGGCGCCCGAGTTCCCGGACAACTCGGTGCCCGCGGTTGACGGCGAGCCCGTCAAGTCGTGGTCTGACCTCATGATTGAGCCCGACCTCATTGGGGAGCACGCGATCAAGTACGTTCGTCGCTACCGTATCTCGGCCAACTTCGACGTCCCCGTTGAGATCGGTCGCTTCAAGCGTCCCAAGCCATACCATGTTGTGCCCTAG
- the GGA2 gene encoding uncharacterized protein (GAT domain), with product MLASGSSPWTRRSAVQALVDQACDPTLMSANDVVNIELAEAINKKKANSAREATQALLVYINSRNPNQSLIALNVLDHLVKSCGYPIHLQISTKEFLNELVRRFPERPPMVVGRVMARILELIHEWKNTICVASKNKDDLVHIRDMHRLLSYKGYRFKPFDAARAMATRNPNEDLKSPEELEDEDRNAKQAKLQELIRRATPRDLAAAQELMKQLAGAEPDKAVDYEKQTVSELEKVQSKAILLNDMLDNAKEGERVGVEGDVYDQVAAACRGARPRIQKWIENDTGEHEGLMDRLLMCNDLINSALDRFEAAKRGDWGAAQTIAQQSNPAKKANDLISFDAFGDDEDTGGVSLPSGGDAAPSSSNPGFTAGGLPLDLFAPSPSHSPAPAAGPSQPNRTNPMDFFNVSSSSPQPQQQQQQQFGGMGMGGLGGFQQPPPLQQQQQWGQQSGGTGGFGGPQQQWTQPQQQQQQWAQQTQQQWGQPQQQFGSPALTPNATGYAAPSPPTNGTSSPRPAQQQQPPKKNDAFADLVDLMG from the exons ATGCTCGCTTCAGGCTCCTCGCCGTGGACCCGCCGCTCAGCCGTCCAGGCGCTCGTCG ACCAGGCATGCGACCCGACGCTCATGTCGGCCAACGATGTCGTCAACAttgagctcgccgaggccatcaacaagaagaaggccaacTC TGCGCGCGAAGCAACACAGGCTCTCCTAGTGTACATCAACTCCCGGAACCCGAATCAGTCGCTCATCGCACTGAatgtcctcgaccacctTGTCAAAAGCTGCGGGTACCCGATCCATCTGCAGATCAGCACCAAGGAGTtcctcaacgagctcgtgcgCCGCTTCCCCGAGCGCCCGCCGATGGTCGTTGGGCGCGTCATGGCGAGAATCCTTGAG CTTATCCACGAATGGAAGAACACGATTTGCGTGGCGTCCAAGAACAAGGATGACCTGGTGCACATCCGCGACATGCACCGGCTCCTCAGCTATAAGGGGTACCGGTTCAAGCCATttgacgcggcgcgcgcgatggcgacgcgcAACCCAAACGAGGATCTCAAGAGCCCtgaggagcttgaggatgaggaccGCAACGCCAAGCAGGCAAAGCTGCAGGAGCTGATCCGACGAGCGACACCGCGtgacctcgccgcggcTCAGGAGCTCATGAAGCAGCTTGCAggcgccgagcccgacAAGGCTGTCGACTACGAGAAGCAGACAGTCTCGGAGCTGGAAAAGGTCCAGAGCAAGGCCATTCTGCTCAACGACATGTTGGACAATGCaaaggagggcgagagggTCGGTGTTGAGGGGGACGTGTACGACCAAGTGGCGGCAGCGTGCCGAGGCGCACGACCACGGATCCAGAAGTGGATCGAGAACGACACGGGCGAGCACGAGGGCCTCATGGACCGCCTCCTCATGTGCAATGACCTAATCAACAGTGCGCTCGACCGCttcgaggccgccaagcgcggcgaTTGGGGCGCCGCGCAGACCATTGCGCAGCAGTCCAACCCAGCCAAGAAAGCCAACGACCTCATCTCGTTTGACGCGTTCggtgacgatgaggacACTGGCGGCGTGTCCCTTCCATCAGGTGGggacgccgcgccgtcgtccaGCAACCCCGGCTTCACCGCTGGCGGTCTCCCCCTCGACCTGTTTGCCCCTTCTCCATCGCactcgccggcgccggccGCTGGGCCCTCCCAGCCGAACCGGACAAATCCCATGGACTTCTTCAAcgtgtcctcgtcgtctccgcagccccagcagcagcagcagcagcagttcGGCGGgatgggcatgggcggccTGGGCGGGTTCCAGCAGCCGCCTCCtctgcagcagcagcagcagtggGGCCAACAGTCTGGCGGCACGGGTGGCTTCGGTGGCCCTCAGCAGCAGTGGacccagccccagcagcagcagcaacaaTGGGCCCAGCAGACGCAGCAGCAGTGGGGCCAGCCCCAGCAGCAGTTTGGCTCGCCGGCTCTCACACCTAACGCGACCGGCTACgctgcgccgtcgccgccaacgaacggcacgtcgtcgccgcgcccggcacagcagcagcaaccgCCGAAGAAGAATGACGCGttcgccgacctcgtcgacctaATGGGCTAG
- a CDS encoding uncharacterized protein (post-chaperonin tubulin folding pathway): MASTSDAAAFYATFQQLKGETADALSRSAADSAPKLAALRSALADARATLPSYDQRSYDLQVRELEARLASLRAEKPKSRFAFKRPASKPTSGTASRAQSASPAPPLSKSSTPAPPATTYTLSAQRGRILVPDYPDEASYTLTLADLDDCIIDLRSSPALTSLHARGLRSCVVLAPVMAGSAMLSDLQRCIVAVGAQQFRLHDTTDCVLLLHVASLPVVERCKGVRFGPYPFQAGGESRHEQVQDFDWVRPGPSPHWYLLSPDQAEILRSSIHASPTSTAEQLLALAP; this comes from the exons ATGGCAAGCACCTCGGACGCCGCGGCGTTCTACGCGACTTTCCAGCAATTAAAGGGTG AAACGGCCGACGCGCTATCCCGCTCCGCGGCCGACTCGGCGCCCAaactcgccgccctccgTTCTGCACTCGCAGACGCGCGCGCAACTCTTCCATCGTACGATCAGCGGAGTTATGACTTG CAagtgcgcgagctcgaggcccgCCTCGCATCCCTACGAGCTGAGAAGCCCAAGAGCCGCTTCGCGTTCAAGCGCCCAGCCTCTAAGCCGACATCTGGAACGGCTTCACGAGCGCAGTCTGCATCTCCCGCCCCGCCGCTCTCGAAATCCTCTACCCCAGCCCCACCAGCCACGACGTATACCCTCTCTGCGCAGCGAGGGCGTATCCTCGTCCCAGACTATCCCGATGAAGCGAGCTacaccctcaccctcgcaGACCTCGACGACTGTATCATCGACCTCCGTTCCTCACCCGCGCTCACATCCCTCCACGCTCGAGGATTGAGAAGTTGTGTTGTTCTTGCCCCCGTCATGGCCGGCAGCGCAATGCTCTCCGACCTCCAGCGCTGCAttgtcgccgtcggcgcccaGCAGTTCCGTCTGCATGACACCACCGACTGCGTGCTGTTGCTCCACGTCGCGTCCCTTCCCGTCGTTGAGCGGTGCAAAGGCGTGCGCTTCGGGCCATACCCGTTCCAAGCGGGGGGCGAGAGCCGGCACGAGCAGGTGCAGGACTTTGACTGGGTTCGGCCAGGCCCCAGCCCGCACTGGTATCTCCTAAGCCCAGACCAGGCTGAAATTCTGCGCTCTTCTATCCACGCTTCCCCCACGTCCACTGCGGAGCAGCTCCTCGCACTAGCCCCCTAA
- the CPA1 gene encoding uncharacterized protein (Carbamoyl-phosphate synthase small chain, CPSase domain), whose translation MSSSILRPLANSAKMALGRRALATPTNVHPSMLQSVLPATIPAALHLKTGESYHGTSFGSTNSKYGETVFSTSITSYTDSMTDPSYRGQLLVFTSPMIGNYGVPSNAPLPETPGIPFLESEGIQCAGVVVSDVALKYSHYQAIESIHEWCARHDVPGISGVDTRAITTLLRDQGTTLGRLAVGDEAEYVPKAEEYWDPSQDNLIAEVSTKQPYELNPNGKGPKIAILDFGSKANILRSLVKRDARVTVLPWDFDFNAVRDQYDGLFLSNGPGDPTSIMETVHRVTKTINEWNKPIFGICMGHQILGLAAGMETYRMTFGNRGHNQPVLALASSGSIKAGRVYVTSQNHQYAIKLTEDFPEGWAPFFINCNDSSVEGIISTPESGKHIWGVQFHPESAGGPLDTHPMFTDYVQACADKSASGMATSELKVDTHAAAVGASA comes from the coding sequence ATGTCGTCTTCCATCCTCCGCCCCCTCGCAAACTCAGCCAAGATGGCCCTTGGTCGCCgcgcgctggcgacgcCCACCAACGTGCACCCCAGCATGCTCCAGTCCGTGTTGCCCGCCACCATCCCCGCTGCTCTCCACCTCAAGACGGGCGAGTCGTACCACGGCACCAGCTTCGGCTCGACCAACTCCAAGTACGGCGAGACCGTCTTCTCCACCTCGATTACCTCCTACACCGACTCGATGACTGACCCATCGTACCGCGGCCAGCTCCTTGTCTTCACCTCCCCTATGATTGGCAACTATGGTGTGCCGTCAAACGCCCCCCTCCCCGAGACGCCGGGTATCCCCTTCCTCGAATCCGAGGGCATTCAATGcgctggcgtcgtcgtctcggACGTTGCGCTCAAGTACTCGCACTACCAGGCCATCGAGTCGATTCACGAGTGGTGCGCCCGCCACGACGTCCCAGGCATCTCAGGCGTTGACACCCGTGCCATCACCACTCTTCTCCGTGACCAGGGCACCActctcggccgcctcgctgttggcgacgaggccgagtacgTCCCCAAGGCTGAGGAGTACTGGGACCCTTCGCAGGACAACCTCATCGCGGAGGTCTCCACGAAGCAGCCTTACGAGCTCAACCCCAACGGCAAGGGTCCCAAGATTGCCATCCTCGACTTTGGCTCCAAGGCCAACATCCTCCGCTCGCTcgtcaagcgcgacgcgcgcgtcaCCGTCCTTCCTTGGGACTTTGACTTCAACGCTGTCCGTGACCAGTACGACGGTCTCTTCCTATCGAACGGCCCTGGTGACCCGACGTCGATCATGGAGACTGTCCACCGTGTCACCAAGACGATCAACGAGTGGAACAAGCCCATCTTCGGCATCTGCATGGGTCACCAGatcctcggcctcgccgccggcatGGAGACGTACCGCATGACCTTTGGCAACCGTGGCCACAACCAGCCCGTGCTTGCCCTCGCGTCGTCGGGTTCGATCAAGGCCGGCCGCGTCTACGTCACGTCGCAGAACCACCAGTACGCGATCAAGCTCACTGAGGACTTCCCTGAAGGCTGGGCTCCCTTCTTCATCAACTGCAATGACTCGTCGGTTGAGGGTATCATCTCCACCCCTGAGTCGGGCAAGCACATCTGGGGCGTTCAGTTCCACCCCGAGTCGGCCGGCGGGCCCCTCGATACCCACCCCATGTTCACCGACTACGTCCAGGCCTGCGCTGACAAGTCGGCCAGCGGCATGGCGACCTCggagctcaaggtcgacacgcacgccgctgccgtcggGGCTTCGGCGTAA
- a CDS encoding uncharacterized protein (Cytoplasm protein) translates to MAAPLYVTQSGRLFHAGLILIVTVGLPARGKTHISRALERYLRWLGVKTRVYSLGDYRRKMLGGTKNLPSDYYKADGPKSPETIALREKVKRGLEQQIWDFFTVQGGQVVIYDANNGSESARKDVIETFRTKGVHVIFLESLCDNDDIITSNIRSVKLSSPDYAGWDADRALADYWKRIRGQEGVYDTVKAEEGPYIKVMNVGERIEINRIEGYLQTRCCFFLMNIHTRPRTIFFARSGQSLIEHSFKADSDLSPGGWEYAERLKAAVTARRKALREERRARGESTNENPLVVWTSTRRRAHHTAWPFVHAGYKVVQKQIMGEINPGVWDGLSAAEAQETYPDEWDRFLGDPYAHRAPRAESYHDLSVRLEPVIFELERCQDDLLIIGHASVIRCLLAYLVGLPPSEVPAIEIARGDLVEVTPASYGVVSRAFHFWSGEGHHDEAGRNLYENFAEATSGVGGSIASFAGEVEDIEREAEAEEAMDREKKADNVRARLREHFSTKTDGWMSAPGGRGIVTPAEPAEGSLGGHSEHEGAIDTPNIEGDGEQPSTVRERAMSILKI, encoded by the exons ATGGCCGCGCCGCTCTACGTGACCCAGTCAGGTCGCCTGTTCCATGCGGGTCTCATCCTCATTGTCACTGTTGGCCTGCCTG CGCGAGGCAAGACTCACATCTCGCGCGCACTCGAGCGCTACCTACGCTGGCTAGGCGTCAAGACCAGAGTTTACTCGCTCGGCGACTACCGCCGCAAGATGCTTGGTGGAACCAAGAACCTGCCCAGCGACTATTACAAGGCCGACG GCCCAAAGTCGCCCGAAACAATCGCGCTTCGTGAAAAGGTCAAGCgtggcctcgagcagcaGATCTGGGACTTCTTCACCGTCCAGGGTGGCCAGGTCGTTATCTACGATGCCAACAACGGCAGCGAGTCCGCGCGCAAGGACGTGATTGAAACATTCAGAACCAAGGGGGTGCACGTCATCTTCCTCGAGTCACTGTgcgacaacgacgacatCATCACCTCCAATATCCGCAGCGTAAAACTCAGTTCGCCAGACTACGCGGGTTGGGATGCGGACCGGGCCCTGGCCGACTACTGGAAGCGCATCCGTGGCCAGGAAGGCGTGTACGACAcggtcaaggccgaggaggggcCATACATCAAGGTCATGAACGTGGGGGAGCGCATCGAGATCAACCGGATTGAAGGATACCTCCAGACTCGGTGCTGCTTCTTCCTCATGAATATTCACACGCGGCCGCGCACAATCTTCTTTGCAAGG TCTGGACAGTCTCTGATTGAGCACTCGTTCAAGGCTGACTCGGACCTCTCGCCTGGAGGGTGGGAGtacgccgagcgcctcaaGGCCGCAGTCACAGCGCGTCGCAAGGCGCTGAGAGAAgagcgccgcgctcgcggcgagTCGACCAACGAGAACCCGCTCGTCGTGTGGACGAGCACGCGGCGGAGAGCGCACCACACCGCGTGGCCGTTCGTGCACGCCGGCTATAAGGTCGTGCAGAAGCAGATCATGGGTGAGATCAATCCCGGCGTGTGGGACGGCCTCTCGGCTGCCGAAGCGCAAGAAACGTACCCTGACGAGTGGGATCGCTTCCTTGGTGACCCGTACGCGCACCGCGCACCACGCGCAGAGTCTTACCACGACCTCTCGGTGCGACTCGAGCCGGTCATCTTCGAGCTTGAGCGTTGCCAGGACGACCTGCTGATCATCGGACACGCGTCGGTCATTCGCTGCCTACTCGCAtacctcgtcggcctgcCGCCGTCCGAGGTGCCCGCGATCGAGATTGCACGTGGCGACCTCGTTGAGGTCACGCCCGCTTCGTATGGCGTCGTCAGCCGCGCGTTCCACTTCTGGTCTGGCGAGGGCCACCACGACGAGGCCGGCCGCAACCTGTACGAAAACTTTGCAGAGGCGACGTCaggcgtcggcggcagcaTCGCAAGCTTtgcgggcgaggtggaggacattgagcgcgaggccgaggctgaggaggccATGGACAgagagaagaaggcggacAACGTCCGCGCCAGGCTCCGGGAGCACTTCAGCACCAAGACAGATGGGTGGATGAGCGCGcctggcggccgcggcatCGTCACGCCGGCCGAGCCAGCCGAAGGCTCGTTGGGCGGCCATTCGGAGCACGAGGGCGCGATCGACACGCCCAAcatcgagggcgacggcgagcagCCGTCTACCGTTAGAGAGCGAGCCA TGAGCATTCTCAAGATCTAG